The Neorhodopirellula lusitana genome contains a region encoding:
- the metG gene encoding methionine--tRNA ligase: protein MSRRLLVTAALPYANGPIHIGHLVEYIQTDIWVRFQKLQGNQCLYICADDTHGTAIMIRAKKEGRSELDLIGETSVSHQRDFAGFGIEFDNYGSTHCDENKKLCGQFWSSLREKGLIVERNVEQLFDPEAETFLADRFVRGTCPKCHRPDQAGDNCTCGHTYNPTDLIDPVSTLSGATPVLKESLHLFVELEKMHGFLKDWVSTSGALQSETANYLLGHFLADELRDWDISRPAPYFGFEIPDSPGNYWYVWFDAPIGYIASTQQWCDRHGEKLSDWWQSEDCEVHHFIGKDITYFHTLFWPGMLKTAGYSLPTKVHIHGFLNVDGKKMSKRDGTLVKAETFLKHVNPETLRYFYATKLSSRVEDLDLGLAEYTEKVNSDLVGKVVNLASRVGKFAHGTGLSETYPDDGGLFQNAAAKGQEIADAYEQCEYSKAMRLIMELADAANPFVEHAKPWEMKKDPERQDELRDVCTVALNLFRQLAVYLAPVLPTLAQSCGELLEDPIVSWDQSQSPLVGRGVAKFKRMMDRVQIENLEKMIDESKEEAAAEAATTNAPTFNDSPEPLKAEPLAEEITIEDFMKVDLRVARVLTAEHVPEANKLLKLTLGLGGDETRQVFAGIKAAYEPEKLVGRMVVMVANLKPRKMRFGMSEGMVAAAGPGGADVFILGVDEGALPGQRVH from the coding sequence ATGTCGCGTCGATTACTCGTCACTGCCGCGCTTCCCTACGCCAACGGCCCTATTCACATTGGGCACTTGGTTGAGTACATCCAAACCGATATCTGGGTCAGGTTCCAGAAATTACAGGGCAATCAGTGCCTGTATATCTGTGCCGACGACACTCACGGCACCGCGATCATGATTCGGGCCAAGAAGGAAGGACGCAGCGAACTCGACCTCATTGGCGAAACCAGCGTTTCCCACCAGCGTGATTTCGCCGGTTTCGGGATCGAATTCGACAACTACGGCAGCACGCACTGCGACGAAAATAAAAAGCTTTGCGGGCAATTCTGGAGCTCCCTGCGGGAAAAAGGGCTCATTGTCGAACGCAATGTCGAACAACTCTTCGACCCCGAAGCGGAAACCTTCCTGGCGGATCGTTTCGTCCGAGGAACCTGCCCAAAATGCCATCGTCCTGATCAAGCAGGCGATAACTGCACGTGCGGTCACACCTACAACCCGACCGACCTGATCGATCCCGTTAGCACCCTTAGTGGTGCCACACCGGTCCTGAAAGAATCGCTGCACCTGTTCGTCGAACTCGAAAAGATGCACGGCTTCCTCAAAGATTGGGTATCGACGTCCGGTGCCCTGCAAAGCGAAACCGCTAACTACTTGCTAGGCCACTTTTTGGCCGACGAACTCCGTGACTGGGACATCAGCCGGCCGGCTCCGTATTTCGGTTTCGAAATTCCCGACTCACCCGGCAACTACTGGTACGTCTGGTTTGACGCGCCGATCGGCTATATCGCCAGCACCCAACAATGGTGTGATCGCCATGGCGAGAAACTATCCGATTGGTGGCAGAGTGAAGACTGTGAAGTTCACCATTTCATCGGCAAGGACATCACTTATTTCCACACCCTGTTTTGGCCAGGCATGCTGAAAACGGCGGGCTACTCGCTGCCGACGAAAGTTCACATTCACGGCTTCTTAAATGTCGATGGCAAGAAGATGTCCAAGCGTGACGGCACGCTGGTCAAAGCCGAGACGTTCTTGAAACATGTGAACCCTGAAACGCTACGATATTTCTACGCGACCAAGCTCAGCTCACGTGTCGAAGACCTCGACCTGGGCCTGGCCGAGTACACCGAAAAAGTGAACTCGGACTTGGTCGGCAAAGTGGTCAACCTGGCCAGCCGCGTAGGCAAATTTGCCCACGGAACCGGCCTTTCGGAAACCTACCCGGACGATGGTGGGCTGTTCCAAAACGCCGCCGCGAAAGGCCAAGAAATCGCCGATGCGTATGAACAATGTGAATACTCCAAGGCGATGCGTTTAATCATGGAACTGGCCGACGCGGCCAATCCATTTGTCGAACACGCCAAGCCTTGGGAAATGAAGAAGGATCCCGAGCGTCAGGACGAACTTCGCGATGTCTGCACCGTTGCCTTGAACTTGTTCCGGCAATTGGCTGTCTATCTGGCGCCCGTTCTTCCCACGCTCGCCCAATCCTGTGGCGAACTTTTAGAAGATCCCATCGTGTCGTGGGATCAAAGCCAATCACCGTTGGTCGGTCGCGGTGTGGCAAAATTCAAACGAATGATGGACCGAGTTCAAATCGAAAACCTCGAAAAGATGATTGACGAAAGCAAGGAAGAAGCTGCCGCCGAGGCCGCAACCACGAACGCCCCAACGTTCAACGACAGCCCGGAACCGCTGAAAGCCGAACCGCTGGCCGAAGAAATCACGATCGAAGATTTCATGAAGGTTGACCTGCGTGTTGCCCGCGTCCTGACCGCCGAACATGTGCCGGAAGCCAACAAGCTTTTGAAACTGACCTTGGGCTTGGGTGGTGACGAAACTCGCCAGGTCTTCGCCGGCATCAAGGCGGCCTACGAACCGGAAAAACTGGTCGGACGGATGGTTGTCATGGTGGCCAACCTGAAGCCTCGCAAGATGCGTTTCGGCATGAGCGAAGGCATGGTCGCAGCCGCAGGCCCCGGCGGTGCGGACGTCTTCATCTTGGGTGTCGACGAAGGCGCATTGCCTGGCCAACGCGTCCACTAA
- a CDS encoding DUF1559 domain-containing protein, with translation MKKMKLQSGFTLVELLVVIAIIGVLVGLLLPAVQAAREAARRMSCSNNFKQIGLGIHNYHSAYKQMPMHKTGTGMGNGGGNWFDGNDAFRNDGQLSMLVGLVPFIEGQALWEQISNPNAPDKDGNADVMPAMGPTPDNADYGPWHTEVPTMRCPSDPGVGLPAFGRTNYAACLGDSPFRGSAGDRNVLLVATSTLAQEARASCRGAFVPHKKAAFRDILDGLSNTIVMGEVTTDLGDRDARTDPNPVLVLTAAAPSNCGTTAQLDPTRPQFWVGTTGSGSAERRGFRWADGNPVFTAMNTMSPPNNPVCQFVSGGEDGETPVYSSGVLPPGSRHQGGVHVLMGDGAVKFITDSIEAGTQTQVPVVSGGTLLAAPGQKSPYGLWGSLGTRASREVIQEEF, from the coding sequence ATGAAGAAGATGAAGTTACAGTCTGGTTTTACACTGGTTGAATTGTTGGTCGTTATCGCGATCATCGGAGTTTTGGTGGGGTTGTTGCTACCCGCCGTTCAGGCTGCTCGTGAAGCAGCGCGTCGCATGAGTTGCAGTAACAACTTCAAGCAAATTGGTTTGGGAATTCACAATTACCACAGCGCATACAAGCAGATGCCAATGCACAAAACAGGCACTGGAATGGGGAATGGCGGTGGCAACTGGTTTGATGGTAATGATGCATTTCGCAATGATGGTCAGCTGAGCATGTTGGTTGGCTTGGTCCCCTTCATCGAAGGGCAAGCTTTGTGGGAGCAGATCAGCAACCCAAATGCACCTGATAAAGACGGCAACGCTGACGTGATGCCAGCGATGGGGCCAACCCCCGACAATGCTGACTACGGTCCATGGCATACTGAAGTTCCTACTATGCGTTGCCCTAGCGACCCTGGTGTTGGGCTTCCTGCATTCGGTCGTACCAACTACGCCGCTTGCTTGGGCGATAGTCCATTCCGCGGTTCAGCAGGCGATCGTAACGTGTTGTTGGTCGCTACGTCGACGCTTGCACAAGAAGCTCGTGCCTCTTGTCGTGGTGCGTTTGTTCCACATAAGAAGGCTGCGTTCCGAGACATCCTTGATGGTCTTTCCAACACAATCGTGATGGGCGAAGTTACGACTGATTTAGGAGATCGGGACGCGCGGACTGATCCTAATCCAGTTTTGGTACTTACTGCTGCTGCTCCGAGCAATTGCGGTACTACCGCTCAATTGGATCCAACTCGACCTCAGTTTTGGGTCGGTACTACTGGTTCCGGATCGGCAGAGCGTCGTGGATTCCGTTGGGCGGATGGTAATCCTGTCTTCACAGCGATGAACACCATGTCCCCGCCAAACAATCCAGTTTGTCAGTTTGTTTCTGGTGGTGAAGATGGGGAAACGCCTGTTTACAGCAGTGGTGTATTGCCACCCGGTAGTCGTCACCAAGGTGGAGTTCACGTTCTGATGGGCGATGGTGCGGTGAAGTTTATTACTGACTCGATCGAAGCAGGTACTCAAACACAGGTTCCTGTCGTCAGTGGTGGTACTTTGCTGGCCGCTCCGGGACAGAAGAGCCCATACGGTCTTTGGGGTTCGCTTGGAACTCGTGCTTCCCGCGAAGTGATTCAAGAAGAATTCTAA
- the corA gene encoding magnesium/cobalt transporter CorA, translating into MGKLFKRRQKVGTAPGTMPPVKQGTKASFEIRVIRYSRNTHSDRTLTTRSEVEVELKRIASGQHSSRTEVTWIDVATGNHSSTLRMLANVFGLHPLAVEDVDSEHQHVKCEKYDDTLFFMTRMAMGSSRFDTEQVSIFLQKNVVITIQEHPGDCLDSVRTRIDQARGRIRTRRADYLFYSIIDRIVDEFFPVMERYDVMLGELSSMLETGSHRELPLRLHHIRDDLLQVRKISTQYRLALKRLLIDGSDVLDEDTQYFVRDCQDHVNHLLDASDLGREYCGELRELHFALLGQKNNDISKVLTLIATVFIPMSFIAGVYGMNFDSEESSLNMPELHWAFGYPFALALMAMTGGGLLFYLHRRGWLH; encoded by the coding sequence ATGGGGAAACTGTTCAAGCGTCGGCAGAAAGTGGGCACCGCGCCGGGCACGATGCCGCCTGTGAAGCAGGGTACCAAGGCGAGTTTTGAAATTCGCGTGATTCGTTATTCTCGCAATACCCACTCTGATCGAACGCTGACCACCCGCAGCGAAGTCGAGGTTGAACTTAAACGGATTGCCAGCGGGCAGCACAGTTCGCGGACCGAGGTGACGTGGATTGATGTAGCCACGGGCAATCATTCGTCGACGCTACGGATGTTGGCGAATGTGTTTGGTTTGCACCCGCTTGCGGTGGAGGATGTTGACAGCGAACACCAGCATGTGAAGTGTGAGAAGTACGACGACACGTTGTTCTTCATGACGCGAATGGCGATGGGTTCCAGTCGTTTCGATACCGAACAAGTCAGCATCTTTCTTCAAAAGAATGTTGTCATCACGATTCAAGAGCATCCGGGTGACTGCTTGGATTCAGTACGCACGCGTATTGATCAGGCTAGAGGGCGGATTCGGACGCGTCGTGCTGACTACCTTTTCTATTCAATCATCGATCGAATCGTGGATGAGTTCTTCCCTGTGATGGAGAGGTACGATGTGATGCTGGGTGAGCTATCGAGCATGCTCGAAACGGGATCGCATCGGGAGTTGCCGCTGCGATTGCATCACATTCGAGATGACTTATTGCAGGTTCGGAAGATCAGTACCCAGTATCGTTTGGCTTTGAAACGGTTGTTGATCGATGGCAGTGATGTGCTGGACGAGGATACCCAGTATTTTGTTCGCGATTGCCAGGACCACGTGAATCATCTGTTGGATGCTTCGGACTTGGGCCGTGAGTATTGTGGTGAGTTGCGTGAGTTGCACTTTGCGTTGTTGGGGCAAAAGAACAATGACATCTCGAAGGTGCTGACGCTGATTGCGACGGTGTTCATTCCGATGAGCTTCATCGCAGGTGTCTATGGGATGAATTTTGATAGCGAGGAGTCGTCGCTGAATATGCCTGAGTTGCATTGGGCGTTTGGCTATCCGTTTGCTTTGGCGTTGATGGCGATGACGGGCGGCGGATTGCTGTTTTACCTGCATCGTCGAGGCTGGCTGCATTAG
- a CDS encoding hsp70 family protein, with product MADQETFTDESASESSELDRYCIGIDLGTTNCVLAFVRPAEGAAMAGQESGLADRAPSAGNSQSTEQAGSAKRSVEVFAVPQWVDLGMVESRSTLPSFLYSLTSAEAGQQLNPEVPDPDVPPFLRDAEGYCVGEWARVAGSAHPGRLISSAKSWFSHEGVDRTADLLPWHGEPDVPQRSPQAASAAYLSHLRRAWDEAHPDYPMADQDVVITLPASFDEVARELTVAAAAEAGLPRIQLIEEPQAAFYAWLDRHAADWMSQVKVGQTILVCDIGGGTTDLTLIRVREAAGPSTSEVGTGPFGNQVSSRVGDVEGRDAAGHKSELEAEIAPQVPTMHFHRVAVGKHLILGGDNLDLAVAKAAEARLDSSLPARQWQRLVAVARDAKETMLSAERPEATTLHVAGDGASLIGGSLAIELTREEIDAVLLDGFFPDVPLDADVIEEQSGFQELGLPYASDPAITKHLARFLQDHRRTGLDDEGIDSDRVDLVLFNGGVLRSAAVQDRILGCLQDWFQREDEGDWKPQFLHSPRLDLAVAQGAAYYALVRRGEGVRISANLARSYFMQISQSPPKAVCVIPADAQPGQGYRIDSLPMQLRVGVPVSFPLWVSSTRLADRPGDVVDIDESQMTALPPIQTALRDRKRRDQVSMEVVIETQLTEIGTIGLYCVAAESLKPEGVAGGKRWKLEFDIRATLETDRANHGGAGEASGIVDEEAVQACRDEIDAVFVGGKGKPSRLVKQLQATLESKKDQWPPVLLRQIWESLMRVEPGRRQSAAHEARWLNLLGYALRPGYGVAVDDWRTSQTWRLLQGKVAHNDPQTRSETLVLWRRISGGLTAGQQSQLASNLRKNVLAAGLRPESAELSEAWRLVGSLEQLSVPEKTQILDLAFEQLGRKKAAPLHPVIFWAIGRIATRVPTYGPINLAIGAPDASRIIRLVIALPMMQNVSGERMADAVRVASALALTQVARRCGDRFRDIGDDDRDRVIRQLRLLDAPEHWLSLVDQGGQFDNEEQAAIFGDTLPLGIELSR from the coding sequence ATGGCAGACCAAGAGACATTCACGGATGAATCCGCGTCGGAGTCTTCTGAGCTCGATCGATATTGCATTGGCATCGATTTGGGGACAACGAATTGTGTGCTGGCGTTCGTGCGTCCGGCCGAAGGTGCGGCCATGGCGGGGCAAGAGTCTGGATTGGCGGATCGAGCCCCCTCGGCAGGGAACTCTCAGTCAACGGAGCAGGCTGGTTCGGCGAAACGCAGCGTGGAGGTCTTCGCGGTGCCGCAGTGGGTCGACCTGGGGATGGTGGAGTCACGCAGCACTTTGCCATCGTTTTTATATTCGCTGACTTCGGCTGAAGCGGGGCAGCAGCTTAATCCCGAGGTGCCTGATCCCGATGTGCCACCGTTCTTGCGGGACGCGGAAGGCTATTGTGTTGGCGAATGGGCCAGGGTTGCTGGCAGTGCTCATCCGGGGCGGTTGATCTCGTCGGCGAAGAGCTGGTTTTCGCACGAAGGGGTGGACCGTACCGCCGATCTGCTGCCCTGGCATGGAGAGCCGGACGTGCCCCAGCGGTCGCCTCAAGCTGCGTCGGCGGCCTACCTTTCGCACTTGCGGCGTGCTTGGGACGAAGCGCATCCAGACTATCCGATGGCTGATCAAGATGTCGTCATCACGCTGCCGGCGTCGTTCGACGAAGTGGCGCGTGAGTTAACTGTGGCAGCTGCGGCGGAGGCTGGATTGCCACGGATTCAATTGATCGAAGAGCCCCAAGCGGCTTTTTATGCCTGGCTCGATCGGCATGCTGCGGACTGGATGAGTCAGGTGAAAGTAGGACAGACCATTTTGGTTTGTGACATTGGTGGAGGCACTACCGACCTCACGCTCATCCGTGTTCGGGAGGCGGCTGGACCGTCAACATCGGAAGTGGGAACTGGACCGTTTGGCAATCAGGTGTCTTCGCGAGTTGGGGATGTTGAAGGAAGAGATGCTGCTGGTCACAAGAGTGAGCTAGAAGCTGAGATCGCACCGCAGGTCCCCACGATGCACTTTCATCGTGTGGCCGTTGGGAAGCACTTGATTTTAGGTGGGGACAATTTGGATTTGGCGGTTGCGAAAGCGGCTGAGGCAAGACTCGACAGTTCGTTACCGGCTCGTCAGTGGCAGCGATTGGTGGCGGTGGCGCGTGATGCGAAAGAGACCATGCTTTCGGCGGAACGTCCCGAAGCGACGACGCTGCATGTGGCGGGCGATGGGGCGTCGTTGATCGGCGGTTCGCTGGCGATTGAGTTGACACGAGAGGAAATTGACGCGGTGCTTTTGGATGGCTTCTTTCCCGATGTTCCATTGGATGCGGACGTCATCGAAGAGCAAAGTGGATTCCAAGAGTTGGGGCTGCCGTACGCATCCGACCCAGCGATCACAAAGCACCTTGCTCGCTTCTTGCAGGACCATCGTCGGACTGGACTCGACGATGAGGGAATCGATTCCGATCGCGTCGATTTGGTGCTGTTCAACGGCGGCGTGCTTCGCTCTGCGGCGGTGCAGGATCGCATTTTGGGATGTTTGCAAGACTGGTTTCAGCGTGAAGACGAGGGCGATTGGAAACCCCAGTTCTTGCACTCGCCAAGGTTGGATTTGGCTGTGGCGCAAGGGGCAGCGTACTACGCTTTGGTGCGACGCGGTGAAGGGGTGCGGATCTCGGCGAACTTGGCGAGGTCTTATTTCATGCAGATCAGCCAGTCGCCACCCAAGGCGGTTTGCGTTATCCCGGCCGATGCGCAGCCAGGGCAAGGTTACCGAATTGATTCGTTGCCCATGCAGTTGCGTGTTGGGGTGCCGGTCAGTTTTCCGTTGTGGGTCAGTAGTACCCGCTTGGCGGATCGGCCAGGCGATGTTGTCGATATCGATGAGTCGCAGATGACCGCACTGCCACCCATTCAAACTGCACTGCGAGATCGTAAACGCCGTGATCAGGTTTCGATGGAAGTCGTCATTGAAACTCAGTTAACCGAGATCGGCACGATTGGTTTGTACTGTGTGGCAGCCGAGTCGCTTAAACCGGAGGGCGTGGCCGGTGGGAAACGCTGGAAGCTGGAGTTTGATATTCGGGCGACTCTGGAAACGGACCGGGCCAATCATGGCGGCGCGGGCGAAGCTTCGGGGATTGTCGACGAAGAGGCTGTGCAGGCGTGTCGAGATGAAATCGACGCGGTGTTTGTTGGGGGGAAGGGGAAGCCGTCTAGGTTGGTGAAGCAATTGCAGGCGACGCTGGAGTCGAAAAAGGACCAATGGCCCCCGGTCTTGTTACGCCAAATTTGGGAGTCGCTCATGCGGGTAGAACCGGGGCGGCGTCAGTCCGCTGCACATGAGGCTCGCTGGTTGAATTTGTTAGGCTACGCGTTGCGGCCGGGTTATGGGGTCGCCGTAGACGACTGGCGAACCAGTCAAACGTGGCGTCTTTTGCAGGGGAAAGTGGCCCACAATGATCCGCAGACCCGATCAGAAACACTGGTTTTGTGGCGTCGTATTTCCGGTGGTCTGACCGCAGGGCAACAGTCGCAATTGGCAAGCAATTTACGCAAGAATGTGCTTGCTGCTGGGCTGCGTCCCGAGTCAGCGGAGTTGTCGGAAGCCTGGCGATTGGTCGGGTCGCTGGAACAGCTTTCGGTTCCCGAAAAGACTCAGATTTTGGATCTGGCTTTTGAGCAGTTGGGTCGGAAAAAGGCGGCTCCGCTGCATCCGGTGATCTTTTGGGCGATTGGGCGCATCGCGACACGCGTGCCCACGTATGGTCCGATCAATCTCGCCATTGGAGCACCCGATGCGTCACGTATCATTCGCCTTGTGATCGCTTTGCCGATGATGCAGAATGTTTCGGGCGAACGAATGGCCGACGCGGTGCGAGTAGCGTCGGCGCTCGCTTTGACTCAAGTCGCTCGTCGATGCGGGGACCGGTTCCGTGATATCGGGGATGATGATCGCGATCGAGTGATTCGGCAATTGCGATTGCTCGACGCGCCAGAGCACTGGCTCAGCTTGGTCGACCAAGGGGGCCAGTTCGATAACGAAGAGCAGGCGGCGATCTTTGGCGATACGCTGCCCCTTGGAATCGAGTTGTCGAGGTAA
- the serB gene encoding phosphoserine phosphatase SerB gives MTKPSSNTDTTVLFRFTGEDRPGLTASLSEHFAKFDCEVIDVNQAVIHRSLLLGLMVRIPADSDPETVIHKMRRRAEKLDLKCKSVSIEHADYDRWVRRQGKSRYILTLISRAVTAQQFAAVSRLIADQGLNIDVITRISGRPSRENDGTPRRACVEFSLRGDPADADALKASLLDLSSRLDLDLAFQRDDAFRRNRRVVALDMDSTLLQAEVIDELAVEAGVGDKVKAITEAAMRGEIDFDESLRLRVASLEGLSADVLPRIAARLELTEGAERLLLNLKRFGYRTAILSGGFTYFGEFLQKRLQVDHVYANELEIIDGKLTGRVLGEIVNAERKASLLEQLAEQEGIDCEQTIAVGDGANDLPMLSRAGLGIAFHAKPIVRQSAKHQVSTLGLDAVLYLLGVRDRDLVEPEEA, from the coding sequence ATGACTAAGCCATCTAGCAATACCGACACCACTGTCCTGTTTCGATTTACTGGGGAAGACCGCCCTGGGTTAACAGCATCGTTGAGCGAGCATTTTGCGAAGTTTGATTGTGAAGTTATCGATGTGAATCAAGCGGTGATTCACCGGTCGCTGCTGTTGGGGTTGATGGTTCGGATCCCCGCGGATAGCGACCCGGAAACCGTCATTCACAAGATGCGGCGACGGGCGGAAAAGCTGGATTTGAAATGCAAGAGCGTGTCGATTGAACACGCGGATTATGACCGCTGGGTCCGTCGGCAAGGAAAGTCACGGTATATCCTGACGTTAATCTCTCGTGCGGTGACGGCGCAGCAGTTCGCGGCAGTGAGTCGACTGATCGCTGATCAGGGGCTTAATATTGACGTGATCACCCGTATCTCGGGCCGGCCTTCGCGTGAAAACGATGGTACGCCGCGACGCGCTTGTGTGGAGTTTTCGCTTCGCGGGGATCCTGCTGATGCCGACGCGTTGAAGGCAAGCTTGTTGGATTTGTCCAGCCGTTTGGATCTGGACTTGGCGTTCCAGCGAGATGACGCTTTCCGCCGGAATCGGCGAGTCGTAGCGCTGGATATGGATTCCACCTTATTGCAAGCGGAAGTCATTGACGAGCTTGCCGTTGAGGCTGGTGTGGGCGACAAGGTGAAGGCGATTACGGAAGCAGCGATGCGAGGCGAGATCGATTTCGACGAGTCGTTGCGGTTGCGTGTTGCTTCGCTGGAAGGTCTTTCGGCCGATGTGCTGCCTAGGATTGCGGCTCGGCTTGAGTTGACTGAAGGCGCCGAGCGACTGTTGCTGAACTTGAAGCGGTTTGGTTATCGAACTGCGATCCTGTCCGGTGGTTTCACCTATTTTGGTGAGTTTCTGCAGAAGCGTTTACAGGTTGATCATGTCTACGCCAATGAGCTCGAGATCATCGATGGCAAGTTGACTGGTCGAGTATTGGGCGAAATTGTCAACGCTGAACGAAAGGCATCCTTGCTTGAGCAGCTTGCTGAACAAGAAGGGATTGATTGCGAGCAAACGATTGCTGTCGGCGATGGTGCGAACGATCTGCCCATGTTGTCACGGGCTGGATTGGGGATCGCTTTCCATGCGAAGCCGATCGTACGTCAGTCAGCCAAGCATCAAGTGTCGACGCTCGGTTTGGACGCCGTTTTGTATTTGCTCGGTGTGCGAGACCGCGACTTGGTCGAGCCCGAAGAGGCCTGA
- a CDS encoding group I truncated hemoglobin, translating into MTASEMEPDLLDQLGGPDGLRRVIDEMYVRVLSDPELSHFFAGVEMDKLVRMQTEFFASITSGDIQYTGADLTRVHAGRGITRQHFTQFVSHLSEALHSNNVTPLAIDTVLGRLAMYSDKITGSTNVDG; encoded by the coding sequence ATGACTGCATCCGAAATGGAACCTGACCTACTCGATCAACTCGGCGGCCCCGATGGGCTTCGCCGGGTCATCGACGAAATGTACGTGCGTGTCTTGTCGGATCCCGAACTCTCGCATTTCTTTGCGGGTGTCGAGATGGACAAGCTCGTGCGAATGCAGACAGAATTTTTCGCTTCGATCACTTCGGGTGATATCCAGTACACCGGAGCGGACCTGACTCGCGTTCATGCTGGTCGCGGCATCACCCGCCAGCACTTCACCCAGTTCGTATCGCACCTTTCCGAAGCGTTGCATTCGAACAACGTGACTCCGCTGGCAATCGATACGGTGCTTGGACGACTGGCAATGTACAGCGACAAAATTACCGGATCGACCAACGTCGACGGCTAA
- a CDS encoding TIM barrel protein, whose protein sequence is MFKNFCPQALGINGRQSELIELALTYAFRGMDIDMHDMLRRSQRSSFDDAAKYLKATEIRIGSFTLAIDLDADDDAFTAAVATLHPLSEIAAQLEVDRALVRVPAATNRLPFNEFFDVQRTRISQIADVLGARDIKLGVGFQAGKEHTEGKEFPFISTVETFRALVDAIPSVGYLIDTWDWVVGDGAMDQLGEIPGEKIVAVRLGSLPEDVEASAATTSDRVLPAKDGILDHVKVVAHLEESAFAGPISPTASTSQYKGETREFLVQKAQEAIDDISRDAGLTVAPLPMDLIEDIPYEPTPMM, encoded by the coding sequence GTGTTCAAGAATTTTTGCCCTCAGGCTCTCGGTATCAACGGTCGCCAGAGCGAATTGATCGAACTCGCATTGACCTACGCGTTCCGCGGTATGGACATCGACATGCACGACATGTTGCGTCGCTCGCAACGTTCGTCGTTTGACGATGCCGCCAAGTACCTCAAAGCCACTGAAATTCGCATCGGCTCGTTCACACTAGCGATCGACCTCGACGCCGACGACGATGCGTTCACCGCTGCTGTCGCAACACTTCACCCGCTCAGCGAAATTGCGGCTCAACTGGAAGTCGACCGCGCCCTGGTTCGAGTACCAGCAGCCACCAACCGCTTGCCTTTCAACGAGTTCTTTGACGTCCAACGTACCCGCATCAGCCAAATCGCTGATGTCCTGGGTGCACGCGACATCAAACTCGGCGTTGGCTTCCAAGCTGGCAAAGAGCACACCGAAGGCAAGGAATTCCCCTTCATCTCCACCGTCGAAACTTTCCGCGCTTTGGTCGACGCGATTCCAAGCGTCGGCTACCTGATCGACACCTGGGACTGGGTCGTTGGCGACGGTGCAATGGACCAACTTGGTGAAATCCCCGGCGAAAAAATCGTCGCCGTTCGCCTCGGCTCGCTTCCCGAAGACGTGGAAGCGTCAGCGGCAACGACCAGCGATCGCGTTCTTCCAGCGAAGGACGGCATCTTGGATCACGTGAAGGTCGTCGCTCACCTAGAAGAATCCGCCTTCGCGGGCCCAATCAGCCCCACCGCGTCGACGTCCCAGTACAAGGGCGAGACACGTGAATTCCTCGTGCAAAAAGCTCAGGAAGCAATCGACGATATCAGCCGCGACGCCGGCCTGACTGTCGCACCATTGCCAATGGATTTGATCGAGGATATCCCCTACGAACCCACACCAATGATGTAA
- the rpe gene encoding ribulose-phosphate 3-epimerase yields the protein MSRAKLDVIRDARPSILPSLLQCDFGNLQGEVERLAAAGTQVLHLDVMDGHFVPNLSFGMPIVEGLRRHTDMPLDVHLMISDPVAYAKPMVDAGADLLTFHVEAMRGKDAAETKGRIENAVGQIRDLGVGVGLAINPSTPMNELGGHVALVDLVLVMSVEAGFGGQQFNPVSLTRIQEIRAAFPNVMIEIDGGIKASNIGAARQAGCDLFVVGSAITDRSDYGEAIVELNEAMLAGAQPAGTQGTPSEGESR from the coding sequence ATGAGCCGAGCGAAGCTTGACGTGATTCGTGATGCCAGACCCAGCATTTTGCCGAGTCTGTTGCAGTGCGATTTCGGAAACTTGCAAGGTGAAGTCGAACGACTCGCTGCAGCCGGAACCCAGGTCCTGCACCTTGATGTCATGGACGGGCATTTTGTGCCAAACCTGTCATTTGGGATGCCCATTGTTGAGGGCCTGCGTCGCCACACGGACATGCCGCTGGATGTTCATTTGATGATCAGTGACCCGGTTGCCTATGCCAAGCCAATGGTGGATGCGGGGGCGGATCTGTTGACTTTTCACGTCGAGGCGATGCGTGGCAAAGACGCTGCGGAGACGAAAGGCCGGATTGAGAATGCGGTTGGTCAAATCCGTGATCTCGGTGTTGGCGTGGGACTTGCTATCAATCCAAGTACCCCGATGAATGAGTTGGGGGGGCACGTTGCCTTGGTCGATTTGGTGTTGGTGATGAGCGTGGAAGCCGGATTCGGCGGCCAGCAGTTCAATCCAGTGTCGTTGACCCGAATCCAAGAAATCCGCGCTGCGTTTCCAAATGTCATGATCGAAATCGACGGCGGCATTAAAGCGTCCAACATCGGCGCGGCACGCCAAGCGGGTTGCGATCTGTTTGTCGTGGGGTCCGCGATTACGGACCGCTCGGATTATGGCGAAGCGATTGTCGAATTGAATGAAGCCATGCTTGCGGGTGCACAGCCCGCAGGTACCCAAGGAACTCCATCCGAAGGAGAGTCGCGGTGA